From a region of the Nocardioides ginsengisegetis genome:
- a CDS encoding dihydrofolate reductase: protein MLVAAVADNGVIGADGDIPWRIPEDFAHFKRTTLGHTLVMGRATYDSIGRPLPGRTTIVLTRSPSWSAEGVLVADSLEAALALAADLPGDVMVAGGATVYEQAMPLATHQVLTWVHRSPDGDTFYPAYDADDWIETAREEHAGYAVAWLERA from the coding sequence GTGCTGGTCGCCGCTGTGGCCGACAACGGCGTGATCGGCGCCGACGGCGACATCCCCTGGCGGATCCCCGAGGACTTCGCGCACTTCAAGCGGACGACGCTGGGCCACACGCTGGTGATGGGCCGGGCGACCTACGACTCGATCGGCCGCCCGCTCCCGGGACGTACGACGATCGTGCTCACCCGCTCACCCTCGTGGTCGGCCGAGGGCGTCCTCGTCGCCGACTCGCTCGAGGCCGCGCTGGCGCTGGCCGCCGACCTGCCCGGTGACGTGATGGTCGCCGGGGGAGCGACGGTCTACGAGCAGGCGATGCCGCTCGCCACCCACCAGGTGCTGACGTGGGTGCACCGGTCGCCGGACGGCGACACCTTCTACCCGGCGTACGACGCCGACGACTGGATCGAGACCGCGCGCGAGGAGCACGCCGGCTACGCAGTCGCGTGGCTGGAACGCGCCTAG